The following proteins are co-located in the Oceanimonas sp. GK1 genome:
- a CDS encoding glutathione peroxidase, with the protein MKKLFSGLCGLLLWQTASATEPNTAALFEHQLPRLHSDTTLDMRQLAGQPLLVVNTASHCGFTGQFEGLEALHQQYKDQGLRVVGFPSNDFNQEAKSEEEAAQVCFQNFGVTFDMAAPISVKGDQAHPIFKEITRQSGKQPRWNFYKFVIDRNGRVTEVFSSITGPESGRLKAAIEQVL; encoded by the coding sequence ATGAAAAAGCTGTTTAGCGGCCTGTGCGGCCTGCTGCTGTGGCAGACCGCCAGCGCGACGGAGCCAAACACTGCCGCCCTTTTTGAGCACCAGCTGCCCCGGCTGCATTCCGATACCACCCTCGACATGCGCCAGCTCGCCGGCCAGCCGCTGCTGGTGGTGAACACCGCCAGCCACTGCGGCTTTACCGGTCAGTTCGAGGGGCTGGAGGCGCTGCATCAGCAATACAAGGATCAGGGCCTGAGAGTGGTGGGTTTTCCGTCCAACGACTTCAATCAGGAAGCCAAAAGCGAGGAAGAGGCGGCCCAGGTGTGCTTTCAGAACTTTGGCGTCACCTTTGACATGGCGGCCCCCATCAGCGTGAAAGGGGATCAGGCTCACCCCATTTTCAAGGAAATCACCCGCCAGAGCGGCAAGCAGCCCCGCTGGAATTTTTACAAGTTCGTGATTGACAGAAACGGCCGGGTCACCGAGGTGTTTTCCAGCATTACCGGGCCCGAGAGCGGCCGGCTGAAGGCCGCGATTGAGCAGGTGCTGTAA
- a CDS encoding DUF2459 domain-containing protein, producing the protein MHPWFILLLSLLCTGCGAVGEWRPVEERGQALYLVDHGLHVGLVVPADELQRYLPALKEDFPDARLMEVGWGDRAFYQHEHAGAGLALRALLWPTDAVLHLVPLSQPPNMVFPGLPVLELSVPPAGMERLLREVATSFTRNEAGNVKEVGAGRYGGGRFYASVESYHLLHTCNTWVARRLVAAGLPLRPALAFTAGGLMRQAACCAKGEYDDAHSFRNRPSYAPKLLASGDG; encoded by the coding sequence ATGCACCCTTGGTTCATTCTGCTACTCAGTCTGCTCTGCACCGGTTGCGGTGCGGTGGGTGAGTGGCGGCCGGTGGAGGAGCGGGGGCAAGCCCTCTATCTGGTGGATCACGGCCTGCATGTGGGGCTGGTGGTGCCGGCGGATGAGTTGCAGCGGTATTTGCCGGCGCTGAAAGAGGATTTTCCCGACGCCCGTTTGATGGAGGTGGGCTGGGGCGATCGGGCCTTTTATCAGCATGAGCACGCTGGGGCCGGGCTGGCGCTGCGGGCCCTGCTCTGGCCCACGGACGCCGTGCTGCACCTGGTGCCGCTGTCGCAGCCGCCGAATATGGTGTTCCCCGGGCTGCCGGTGCTTGAGTTGAGTGTGCCGCCCGCCGGCATGGAGCGGTTGCTGAGGGAGGTGGCGACCTCCTTTACGCGGAATGAGGCGGGCAATGTGAAGGAAGTGGGGGCGGGGCGTTACGGCGGCGGCCGCTTTTACGCCTCGGTAGAGTCCTATCACCTGCTGCACACCTGCAACACCTGGGTGGCCCGGCGGCTGGTGGCGGCGGGGCTGCCCCTGCGCCCGGCACTGGCGTTCACCGCCGGCGGCCTGATGCGCCAGGCTGCCTGCTGCGCCAAAGGGGAGTATGATGACGCTCATTCCTTCCGCAACAGACCGAGTTATGCGCCGAAGCTCCTGGCATCCGGAGATGGATGA
- a CDS encoding ABC transporter permease, whose amino-acid sequence MTQTATLAAPAAPAAGRRWLSPRQRLGAALLLALALFGLGLPLVTELDPARQNYSQILAAPSLAEPLGTDHLGRSMLARMSSAVQLSLGLSLLGVLTAAVPGVLLGVLAGWRGGWVDRALGVLADTLLALPGLLLVLLLVAIAPGNFWTLYVGIALVLWIEYFRVVRLTTRTLMASPQIEASRLLGFGPGYILRRHLWPALAPVVLTLGAFGAATAILAIAALGFVSVGLRPPTAELGLMMTELLPYYHEAPWVLLQPIAAVFLLVLALNLLAGGRKP is encoded by the coding sequence ATGACCCAAACCGCAACCCTGGCCGCCCCGGCTGCCCCCGCCGCCGGCCGCCGCTGGTTGAGCCCCCGCCAGCGCCTGGGCGCCGCCCTGCTGCTGGCGCTGGCCCTGTTCGGCCTCGGCCTGCCGCTGGTGACCGAGCTGGATCCGGCCCGGCAGAACTACAGCCAGATTCTGGCCGCGCCCAGCCTGGCCGAGCCCCTGGGTACCGATCACCTGGGCCGCAGCATGCTGGCCCGCATGAGCTCGGCGGTGCAGCTTTCCCTCGGCCTTTCCCTGCTCGGGGTGCTGACCGCCGCCGTGCCCGGCGTGCTGCTGGGCGTGCTCGCCGGCTGGCGCGGCGGCTGGGTGGACCGGGCCCTGGGCGTGCTGGCCGACACCCTGCTGGCCCTGCCCGGCCTGCTGCTGGTGTTGCTGCTGGTGGCCATAGCGCCGGGCAACTTCTGGACCCTGTATGTGGGCATCGCCCTGGTGCTGTGGATCGAATACTTCCGGGTGGTGCGCCTGACCACCCGCACCCTGATGGCCTCGCCGCAAATCGAGGCCTCGCGCCTGCTCGGCTTCGGCCCCGGCTACATACTGCGCCGCCACCTGTGGCCGGCCCTGGCGCCGGTGGTGCTGACTCTGGGCGCCTTCGGCGCCGCCACCGCCATTCTGGCCATTGCCGCCCTGGGCTTTGTTAGCGTGGGGCTGCGCCCGCCCACCGCCGAACTGGGCCTGATGATGACCGAGCTGCTGCCCTATTACCACGAGGCGCCCTGGGTGCTGCTGCAACCCATAGCGGCGGTGTTCCTGCTGGTGCTGGCCCTCAACCTGCTGGCGGGAGGCCGCAAGCCATGA
- a CDS encoding ABC transporter substrate-binding protein produces MMPVRSSFLGAGLLAVAASTHATDGVLDIVAPWEIGSTDPAKAGYVYTRLQIGETLVEVDNQGHPKPGLAESWTVSDDQLSWRFTVRPGVRFHDGSPLTAEVAAKALQLALAKPGMLTEAPIAAITAEGDELQIRLASPFAPLPALLAHSSAQILAPASYNEAGEATRVIGTGPYRIEQLQIPQKLTAAAFNDYWGEAPAIEQISYLAAGRGETRALLAESGDADIVFTLDPASQARLQRSNRLSVHSEPIPRTVTLKVNAGHPLLAEPEARRALSLALDRTGMAVALLRNPEAAAGQLFPPSLTDWHLSEVAGAERDLEQARTLLAGLGWQADDKGMLSRNGEPFKLTLTTFADRPELPLLATAMQDQLRELGVELTVNVTNSSEIPAGHRDGSLQLGLMARNFALVPDPLGTLLQDYGPEGGDWGAMNWHSPRLGEILQQLLAQTDGGTAAGLRHEAATLLHEQLPVIPVAWYQQTAAVSNKVEGFSIDPFERNYRVSGMRWAQ; encoded by the coding sequence ATGATGCCAGTGCGATCTTCCTTCCTCGGTGCCGGCCTGCTGGCCGTTGCCGCTTCCACCCATGCCACCGACGGGGTGCTCGACATCGTCGCGCCCTGGGAAATCGGCAGTACCGATCCCGCCAAGGCCGGCTATGTCTATACCCGGCTGCAGATCGGCGAAACCCTGGTGGAGGTGGACAACCAGGGCCACCCCAAGCCCGGCCTGGCCGAAAGCTGGACGGTGTCCGACGACCAGCTGAGCTGGCGCTTTACCGTGCGGCCGGGTGTGCGCTTCCACGACGGCAGCCCGCTTACCGCCGAGGTGGCGGCCAAGGCGCTGCAACTGGCCCTGGCCAAGCCCGGCATGCTGACCGAGGCGCCGATAGCGGCCATTACCGCCGAGGGCGATGAGCTGCAGATCCGCCTGGCCAGCCCCTTCGCGCCGCTGCCGGCGCTGCTGGCCCACAGCTCCGCCCAGATCCTGGCGCCGGCTTCCTATAACGAGGCCGGCGAGGCCACCCGGGTGATCGGCACCGGCCCCTACCGTATCGAGCAGTTGCAGATACCGCAAAAGCTGACCGCCGCCGCCTTCAACGATTACTGGGGCGAGGCGCCCGCCATCGAACAGATCAGTTACCTGGCCGCCGGCCGGGGCGAGACCCGGGCGCTGCTGGCCGAGAGCGGCGACGCCGACATCGTCTTCACCCTGGATCCGGCCAGCCAGGCCCGGCTGCAGCGCAGCAACCGGCTGAGTGTGCATTCCGAGCCCATCCCCCGCACCGTGACCCTGAAGGTGAACGCCGGCCATCCCTTGCTGGCCGAGCCCGAGGCCCGGCGGGCCCTGAGCCTGGCGCTGGATCGCACCGGTATGGCCGTGGCTCTGCTGCGCAACCCCGAGGCGGCGGCCGGCCAGCTGTTTCCGCCGTCTTTGACCGACTGGCACCTGAGCGAGGTGGCCGGCGCCGAACGGGATCTGGAGCAGGCCAGAACCCTGCTGGCCGGCCTGGGCTGGCAGGCGGACGACAAGGGCATGCTCAGCCGCAACGGCGAACCCTTCAAGCTGACCCTGACCACCTTCGCCGACCGGCCCGAGCTGCCGCTGCTGGCCACCGCCATGCAGGATCAACTGCGGGAACTGGGGGTGGAGCTGACGGTCAACGTCACCAACTCCAGCGAGATCCCCGCCGGCCATAGAGACGGCAGCCTGCAGCTGGGTCTGATGGCTCGCAACTTCGCCCTGGTGCCGGATCCCCTCGGCACCCTGCTGCAGGACTATGGCCCCGAAGGCGGCGACTGGGGCGCCATGAACTGGCATTCCCCGCGCCTGGGCGAGATTTTGCAGCAACTGCTGGCACAAACCGACGGTGGGACCGCAGCAGGGCTGCGCCATGAGGCCGCCACCCTGCTGCATGAACAGCTGCCGGTGATCCCGGTGGCCTGGTACCAGCAAACCGCCGCCGTGTCCAACAAGGTGGAGGGCTTCAGCATTGATCCCTTCGAGCGTAACTATCGGGTGAGCGGAATGAGGTGGGCCCAGTGA
- a CDS encoding TerC family protein yields MEFLMDPSVWAGLLTLVILEIVLGIDNLVFIAILVKKLPPHQRDRARVIGLTLALVMRLGLLSVVSWLVTLTTPLVTLGEFSFSGRDLILMAGGLFLLFKATSELHERLEGNMHEEETSNVYAGFGVVIAQILVLDAVFSLDSIITAVGMVDHLSVMMIAVVVAMVVMLAASKSLTDFVNAHPTVVVLCLSFLLMIGFSLVAEGFGFHIPKGYLYAAIGFSILIEFFNQLAQRNKVLQEAHRPLRERTTDAIFRLMGGKDKTEEASRETPRQSEQQGFVEEERNMISGVLSLAERSIRTVMTPRADIVWLDVNDSREEQVAELMASSHSQFPVCDGELDNLLGVVRAKDLMAGLKAGKTLAELAEGGAPIIVPDSISVIRLLNVLRDARGHMVLVNDEFGTVQGLVTPHDLLEAIVGEFLDEDEDPEVLVEENGWLVKGSTDLHYLEQVLARKGLVDPDDEYATLAGMLLALAGQLPEAGAVFEHEDLRFEVTEVADFRIAQVRITPLAA; encoded by the coding sequence ATGGAATTCCTGATGGATCCGTCTGTGTGGGCGGGTTTGCTGACACTGGTTATTCTTGAAATCGTACTGGGCATCGACAACCTGGTGTTCATTGCCATTCTGGTGAAAAAGCTGCCACCTCATCAGCGCGACCGGGCGCGGGTGATAGGTCTGACCCTGGCGCTGGTAATGCGACTGGGCCTGCTCAGCGTGGTGTCCTGGCTGGTCACGCTCACTACGCCGCTGGTCACCCTGGGGGAGTTCAGCTTCTCCGGACGGGATCTTATTCTGATGGCCGGTGGTCTGTTCCTGCTGTTCAAGGCCACTTCCGAGCTGCACGAGCGGCTGGAAGGCAATATGCATGAGGAGGAGACCAGCAACGTTTATGCCGGCTTTGGGGTGGTGATTGCCCAGATCCTGGTGCTGGATGCGGTGTTCTCGCTCGACTCCATTATTACCGCCGTGGGCATGGTCGATCACCTGTCGGTGATGATGATTGCCGTGGTGGTGGCCATGGTGGTAATGCTGGCGGCGTCCAAATCCCTCACCGACTTTGTGAATGCCCACCCCACTGTGGTGGTGCTGTGCCTGAGCTTCCTGCTGATGATCGGCTTCAGCCTGGTGGCCGAGGGCTTTGGCTTCCATATTCCCAAGGGCTACCTCTATGCCGCCATTGGCTTCTCGATTCTGATTGAGTTCTTTAACCAGCTGGCCCAGCGCAACAAAGTGCTGCAGGAAGCCCACCGTCCGTTGCGGGAGCGTACCACCGACGCCATTTTCCGGCTGATGGGCGGCAAGGACAAAACCGAAGAGGCATCCCGGGAAACGCCCCGGCAAAGCGAACAGCAGGGCTTTGTGGAAGAAGAGCGCAACATGATAAGCGGCGTACTGTCGCTGGCCGAGCGTTCCATTCGCACCGTGATGACCCCCCGCGCCGACATTGTGTGGCTGGACGTGAACGACAGCCGGGAAGAGCAGGTGGCGGAGCTGATGGCGTCGTCCCACAGCCAGTTTCCGGTGTGCGACGGCGAGCTCGACAACCTGCTGGGGGTGGTGCGCGCCAAGGATCTGATGGCCGGTCTCAAGGCGGGCAAAACCCTGGCCGAGCTGGCGGAAGGCGGCGCGCCCATCATCGTGCCCGACAGCATCAGCGTGATCCGCCTGCTCAACGTGCTGCGCGACGCCCGGGGCCATATGGTGCTGGTGAACGACGAATTCGGCACCGTACAGGGCCTGGTCACGCCCCACGACCTGCTGGAGGCCATTGTCGGTGAGTTTCTCGACGAGGACGAAGATCCGGAAGTGCTGGTGGAAGAAAACGGCTGGCTGGTGAAGGGCAGCACCGATCTGCACTACCTGGAGCAGGTGCTGGCGCGCAAGGGGCTGGTGGATCCGGATGACGAATACGCCACCCTGGCGGGCATGCTGCTGGCGCTGGCCGGCCAGTTGCCGGAAGCCGGCGCCGTGTTTGAACACGAGGATCTGCGCTTTGAGGTAACGGAAGTGGCCGACTTCCGCATCGCTCAGGTGCGCATCACGCCGCTGGCCGCATAA
- a CDS encoding ABC transporter permease, with translation MIPVLSYRLMQAALVALMVGVLTYILTHALPGDMAFRIAAGRYGYDYVNAAAAAAVRAELGLDLPAWQALGHWLWDLLRLDLGHSLVSGEAVMDELRHQLGHSFKLAAAAVGLSLLLGPPLGILAGLRPGGRLDRLTLLLATVLRALPQFVIGILLVMLLAVQLGWLPAAGHGSAAHTLLPALTLALGLAAVACRVSRNAMQGVAGSAYYAFGRTKGLGEGRVFLRHGLRNVAVPVLAHQAMQLVYLIEGVVVVETLFAWPGIGHALVHAIVARDVPMIQGTALVLGLMFVLLNALVDLLCHRIDPRRREA, from the coding sequence GTGATACCGGTATTGAGCTACCGGCTGATGCAGGCCGCCCTGGTGGCGCTGATGGTGGGGGTGCTGACCTATATCCTCACCCATGCCCTGCCCGGGGACATGGCCTTTCGCATCGCCGCCGGCCGCTACGGCTACGACTATGTGAACGCGGCGGCCGCCGCCGCGGTGCGCGCCGAGCTGGGCCTGGACCTGCCCGCCTGGCAGGCCCTGGGCCACTGGCTGTGGGACCTGCTGCGGCTGGATCTGGGCCATTCGCTGGTGAGCGGCGAGGCGGTGATGGACGAGCTGCGCCACCAGCTGGGCCATTCCTTCAAGCTGGCCGCCGCCGCCGTGGGGCTGTCGCTGCTGCTGGGCCCGCCGCTCGGCATCCTGGCCGGGCTCAGGCCCGGCGGCCGGCTCGACCGGCTGACCCTGCTGCTGGCGACCGTGTTGCGGGCCCTGCCCCAGTTCGTGATCGGCATCCTGCTGGTGATGCTGCTGGCGGTGCAGCTGGGCTGGCTGCCCGCCGCCGGCCACGGCAGCGCGGCCCACACCCTGCTGCCGGCGCTGACCCTGGCCCTGGGACTGGCCGCCGTGGCCTGCCGGGTGAGCCGCAACGCCATGCAGGGGGTCGCCGGATCCGCCTATTACGCCTTCGGCCGCACCAAGGGCCTGGGCGAGGGCCGGGTGTTCCTGCGCCACGGCCTTCGCAACGTGGCGGTGCCGGTGCTGGCCCACCAGGCCATGCAGCTGGTGTATCTGATTGAAGGCGTGGTGGTGGTGGAAACCCTGTTTGCCTGGCCCGGCATCGGCCATGCCCTGGTGCACGCCATAGTGGCGCGGGACGTACCCATGATCCAGGGCACCGCCCTGGTGCTGGGGCTGATGTTCGTGCTGCTCAACGCCCTGGTGGACCTGCTGTGCCACCGTATCGACCCGAGAAGGAGGGAGGCATGA
- the zntB gene encoding zinc transporter ZntB, producing the protein MEQLPKQCIYRLQLSSKGGLEPLPAGSELPATTAAPVWLHLDYEQPQAADWLRNSELVSEAAREALLGQSSRPKLVRQGDNLLLTLRGINHNQGDSPEEMVALRIYITPSLIISSRHRPLLSEQDVYELLGNSDEQVTLGDWLVEMCDALTDRAGEFVEDLHDHILELEEQILMRELPTNGRLGRIRKQMILVRRYLSPQRDLIARLASEKIGWLNDDDRRRLLDIADRLRRWLDDLDAGLARTAVLADEVNNLMTEATNQRAYQMSIMALMFLPASFLTGLFGINLGGMPGANHPAAFWIFCLSLLALGGGLAVWLRRNRWW; encoded by the coding sequence ATGGAACAGTTGCCGAAACAGTGCATTTACCGCCTGCAGCTCAGCAGCAAGGGCGGGCTGGAACCCTTGCCGGCGGGGTCTGAGCTGCCGGCCACCACGGCGGCGCCGGTGTGGCTGCATCTGGACTACGAGCAGCCCCAGGCCGCCGACTGGCTGCGTAATTCCGAGCTGGTCAGCGAGGCGGCCCGCGAGGCGCTGCTGGGCCAGAGCAGCCGGCCCAAGCTGGTGCGCCAGGGCGACAACCTGCTGCTCACCCTGCGCGGCATCAACCACAACCAGGGCGACAGCCCGGAAGAAATGGTCGCCCTGCGCATCTACATCACGCCCTCGCTTATTATCAGCAGCCGGCACCGGCCGCTGCTGTCGGAGCAGGACGTGTACGAGCTGCTGGGCAACAGCGATGAACAGGTCACCCTGGGCGACTGGCTGGTGGAGATGTGCGATGCCCTCACCGACCGGGCCGGCGAGTTTGTGGAAGACCTGCACGATCACATTCTGGAGCTGGAAGAGCAGATACTGATGCGGGAGCTGCCCACCAACGGCCGACTGGGCCGCATTCGCAAACAGATGATTTTGGTGCGCCGTTATCTTTCTCCCCAGCGGGATCTGATCGCCCGGCTGGCCAGCGAAAAAATCGGCTGGCTCAACGACGACGATCGCCGTCGCCTGCTCGATATTGCCGACCGGCTGCGCCGCTGGCTGGACGATCTGGACGCCGGCCTGGCCCGCACCGCCGTGCTGGCGGACGAGGTTAATAACCTGATGACCGAAGCCACCAACCAGCGCGCCTACCAGATGTCGATCATGGCGCTGATGTTTCTGCCCGCCAGCTTTCTCACCGGCCTGTTCGGCATCAACCTGGGCGGCATGCCGGGGGCTAACCACCCCGCCGCCTTCTGGATTTTCTGCCTGAGCCTGCTGGCCCTGGGTGGCGGCCTGGCGGTATGGCTACGGCGCAACCGCTGGTGGTAG
- a CDS encoding ABC transporter ATP-binding protein, with amino-acid sequence MTELLKAEQLAVSGIVRPLSFTLRAGRPLTLLGETGSGKSLIAQAIMGNLPAGLQARGRIWLRGQELSGLAPAARRRLWGRQLAMLPQEPWLALDPTMQAVEQVAEGYRYLAGADWAQARRQATQDLTRLGLGHALHRLPGQLSGGMMQRLAFAAAGTGGADIVIADEPTKGLDAGSRDQVTGLLRQVAEAGGGLLTITHDIAVAHQLGGEVMIVRGGEVLESGPAEAVLKAPASDYGRALLAAEPAAWPALAPLNAGATVLKVDGLAKERGGRPLFQDISFELNAGEIMGVVGPSGCGKSTLGSICLGLLEPDAGSVWRDPALARTRYQKLYQDPPAAFAPWCSLGRSLKDVVKLHQKDWAEVERLLPRLGLSPDLLARSPREVSGGELQRLAILRILLLEPVLLFADEPTSRLDLVTQQQTIRLLTSLARERGCALLLVSHEAALVNKLADRVLTLG; translated from the coding sequence ATGACCGAACTGCTGAAAGCGGAACAACTGGCGGTGTCCGGCATTGTGCGGCCGCTGTCGTTTACCCTCAGGGCCGGCCGGCCGTTGACCCTGCTGGGGGAAACCGGCTCCGGCAAAAGCCTGATTGCCCAGGCCATTATGGGCAACCTGCCCGCGGGGCTGCAGGCCCGGGGCCGGATCTGGCTGCGGGGCCAAGAGCTCAGCGGCCTGGCCCCCGCCGCCCGGCGCCGGCTGTGGGGACGCCAACTCGCCATGCTGCCCCAGGAGCCCTGGCTGGCGCTGGATCCGACCATGCAGGCGGTGGAGCAGGTGGCCGAAGGCTACCGCTACCTGGCCGGCGCCGACTGGGCTCAGGCCCGCCGCCAGGCCACGCAAGACCTGACCCGGCTCGGCCTGGGGCACGCCCTGCACCGGCTGCCGGGCCAGCTCTCGGGCGGCATGATGCAGCGGCTGGCCTTTGCTGCCGCCGGCACCGGCGGCGCCGACATCGTGATTGCCGACGAGCCCACCAAGGGCCTGGACGCCGGCAGCCGCGACCAGGTGACCGGCCTGCTCCGGCAGGTGGCGGAGGCGGGCGGCGGCCTGCTGACCATCACCCACGACATCGCCGTGGCCCACCAGCTGGGCGGCGAGGTGATGATAGTGCGGGGCGGCGAGGTGCTGGAATCCGGCCCGGCAGAAGCCGTGCTGAAGGCGCCCGCCAGCGACTACGGCCGGGCCCTGCTGGCCGCCGAGCCCGCCGCCTGGCCGGCACTGGCGCCCCTGAACGCCGGCGCCACCGTGCTGAAGGTGGACGGGCTGGCCAAGGAGCGGGGCGGCCGGCCCCTGTTCCAGGACATCTCCTTCGAGCTGAACGCCGGCGAAATCATGGGGGTGGTGGGCCCCAGCGGCTGCGGCAAGAGCACCCTGGGCAGCATCTGCTTAGGATTGCTGGAGCCGGACGCCGGCTCGGTGTGGCGCGACCCCGCGCTGGCCCGCACCCGCTACCAGAAGCTCTACCAGGATCCGCCCGCTGCTTTTGCGCCCTGGTGCAGCCTGGGCCGAAGCCTGAAGGATGTGGTAAAGCTGCACCAGAAGGACTGGGCCGAGGTGGAGCGGCTGTTGCCCCGGCTGGGGCTTTCGCCCGACCTGCTGGCGCGCTCGCCCCGGGAGGTATCCGGCGGCGAGCTGCAGCGGCTGGCGATTTTGCGCATCCTGCTGCTGGAGCCGGTGCTGCTGTTTGCCGACGAGCCCACCTCGCGGCTGGATCTGGTGACCCAGCAGCAGACCATCCGGCTGCTCACCAGCCTGGCCCGGGAGCGGGGCTGCGCCCTGCTGCTGGTGAGCCACGAGGCGGCGCTAGTGAACAAGTTGGCGGATCGGGTGCTGACCCTGGGCTGA
- a CDS encoding ABC transporter ATP-binding protein/permease has product MRRSSWHPEMDDATINVRTLKTLIPYLLDYKGRIALALCCLVAAKLASVGLPFILKHIVDGMDTAVSTVVALPLGLLLAYGTVRFANVLFGEIRDALFGRVTERAMRRIGLSVFNHLHRLELDFHLNRSTGGLSRDIERGVTGVGFLLRFMVFNIVPTLLEIGLVTALLLINYSVWFALITLGAVVVYVAWSVVATDWRTGFVRAANQADSQTHSRAVDSLLNFETVKYFNNEQYEAGRYDDDLAEWERARRNNRLSLFALNGGQALIIALAMTAMMVLAGQQVVAGTMTLGDFVLINAFMMQLFLPLNFLGFVYREMKGSLANIERLFALLRRRPQINDADNAPELKVSRGEIEFRNVSFGYRPDRPILHDLSFTLQPRQKLAVVGASGSGKSTLVKLLFRFYEVNAGAILIDGQDIREVSQASLRRAIGIVPQDTVLFNASIYDNIRYGRIDASEEEVNEAIRLAHLSDFIVSLPEGSATLVGERGLKLSGGEKQRVAIARTILKRPPILVFDEATSSLDSRSERSILQAIREVSRGQSSLVIAHRLSTIVDADHILVMQEGRIAEQGNHEQLLAADGLYAQLWRLQQQQRQRQQDGPEHHGPTPAGR; this is encoded by the coding sequence ATGCGCCGAAGCTCCTGGCATCCGGAGATGGATGACGCCACCATCAATGTCCGTACCCTGAAAACCCTGATCCCCTACCTGCTGGACTACAAGGGCCGCATCGCCCTGGCCCTGTGCTGCCTGGTGGCGGCCAAGCTGGCCAGCGTGGGGTTGCCCTTTATTCTCAAGCACATTGTCGATGGCATGGACACCGCCGTCAGCACGGTGGTGGCGCTGCCCCTGGGGCTGCTGCTGGCCTACGGCACGGTGCGCTTTGCCAACGTGCTGTTTGGGGAAATTCGCGACGCCCTGTTTGGTCGGGTGACCGAGCGGGCCATGCGCCGCATTGGCCTGAGTGTGTTCAACCACCTGCACCGGCTGGAGCTCGACTTTCACCTTAATCGCAGCACCGGCGGCCTGTCCCGGGACATAGAGCGGGGGGTGACCGGAGTGGGCTTTTTGCTGCGTTTTATGGTGTTCAACATTGTGCCCACCCTGCTGGAAATCGGCCTGGTCACGGCGCTGCTGCTGATCAACTACTCGGTGTGGTTTGCGCTGATTACCCTGGGGGCGGTGGTGGTGTACGTGGCCTGGTCGGTGGTGGCCACCGACTGGCGCACCGGCTTTGTGCGCGCCGCCAACCAGGCCGACTCGCAAACCCACAGCCGGGCGGTGGACAGCCTGCTCAACTTTGAAACGGTGAAATACTTCAACAACGAGCAGTACGAGGCGGGCCGGTACGACGACGATCTGGCCGAGTGGGAGCGGGCCCGGCGCAACAACCGGCTCAGCCTGTTTGCCCTGAACGGCGGCCAGGCGCTGATCATCGCCCTGGCCATGACCGCCATGATGGTGCTGGCCGGCCAGCAGGTGGTGGCGGGCACCATGACCTTGGGCGACTTTGTGCTGATCAACGCCTTTATGATGCAGTTGTTTCTGCCGCTCAATTTTCTCGGCTTTGTGTACCGGGAGATGAAGGGGTCGCTGGCCAACATCGAGCGCCTGTTTGCCCTGCTGCGCCGCCGGCCTCAAATCAACGATGCGGACAACGCGCCTGAGCTCAAGGTCAGCCGGGGCGAAATCGAGTTTCGCAACGTGAGTTTTGGTTACCGCCCCGATCGGCCCATTCTGCACGATCTCAGCTTTACCCTTCAGCCCCGGCAAAAACTGGCGGTGGTGGGGGCCAGCGGCTCGGGCAAGTCCACCCTGGTGAAGCTGCTGTTTCGGTTTTACGAGGTGAACGCGGGCGCCATTCTGATCGACGGCCAGGACATTCGCGAAGTAAGCCAGGCTTCCCTGCGCCGGGCCATTGGCATAGTGCCGCAAGATACGGTGCTGTTTAACGCCTCCATTTACGACAACATTCGTTACGGCCGCATCGACGCCAGCGAAGAGGAAGTGAACGAGGCCATTCGCCTCGCCCACCTCAGCGATTTTATTGTCAGCCTGCCGGAAGGCAGCGCCACCCTGGTGGGGGAGCGGGGGCTGAAACTCAGCGGCGGCGAAAAACAGCGGGTGGCCATTGCCCGCACCATATTGAAACGCCCGCCGATACTGGTGTTCGACGAGGCCACCTCATCCCTGGACAGCCGCTCCGAGCGCAGCATATTGCAGGCCATTCGCGAGGTATCCCGGGGCCAGAGCAGCCTGGTGATCGCCCACCGGCTGTCCACCATCGTGGACGCCGACCATATTCTGGTGATGCAGGAGGGTCGCATCGCCGAGCAGGGCAACCACGAGCAGTTGCTGGCCGCAGACGGCCTTTACGCCCAACTGTGGCGGCTGCAACAGCAGCAGCGACAGCGGCAGCAGGACGGGCCTGAACACCACGGGCCGACTCCCGCTGGGCGGTAG